In a single window of the Prevotella melaninogenica genome:
- a CDS encoding SusC/RagA family TonB-linked outer membrane protein: protein MKPLQTENSSWHKVLAVLVGLICTLNVAAQQINVKGSVTDQHGEPVIGATIMEQGTKNGVVTDIDGNFVLSVASPKSRLRVTYIGYKTQELPVNNQTDFKIKLQEDAANLDEVVVVGYGTMDKKELTSAVSHVSARNFTQVASVDPSMMIQGKVAGVSITNTGSGDPNNQASIQIRGVSSRAAGLGPLIVIDGVPGGNLTNINPNDIESYDVLKDGAASAIYGTRGSNGVILVTTKKGARDGNLHTTYNGTVAFDVIKKDLDMLDAAEYRANRLASGTGYDLGGSTDWMKEVGRVGVRTVHTLTLSGGNIKSNYRASVDYRDAKGIDKYSGRREYGARVSLNHTNKSGLVTFGLNVAPRIAYRKNATWDVFRNAMEANPTTPVWDPQNSALYYNFKGQPAAWNPAEQVKRQKDTGTTQLIDWDGTVKLNLFPLLLKNPGNQTLTSQLTYADHQYSNYNQWFRPSTNTQTINAGRTGEASQSYGKESLQSLEWINNYTNSFGSHNIKAMLGYSYQESLYSGFNANNKDFPNDALEDNNLGTGAYMKDKDELGMGSYKNGNKLIAFFGRISYDWKSRYMVTASLRHEGSTKFGEDYKWGNFPAVSAGWRISDEAFMAGTKSWLTDLKLRADYGVTGNQNFDSYRSLDTMQGFGYYMYNGKSYQVWGPGKNPNSKLHWEKGKNWNIGLDWALFNGNLYGSFNYYSRKQQDLLGDYAVPVPPYLFTTTFVNVGTMRNYGFEFDITWNAIKTKDFSYTVNVVGSTMGNKFVSFSNDQYEGRSYEDRVGTQDPYPFHYLQRLEEGKRVGNFYMWKYAGIDPQGRWIVYDKDGDKILADNATDEDRQYVGNGLPKFTGSMTHSFRYKNFDATLFFQTALGFDIFNIHDFYYGIKNFQGNVMDKAYSKNLAVTQNPIVSDYFLEPGDYLKLSSFSLGYTLNLNKKYIDAIRINLTATNLFTITKFSGIDPSTYQVNGLEPGATGSRSYYPSTRQFMLGLQVDF from the coding sequence ATGAAACCATTGCAAACTGAGAACAGTTCATGGCACAAAGTTCTTGCCGTCTTGGTGGGACTTATTTGCACATTGAACGTAGCAGCTCAACAAATCAATGTCAAAGGTTCGGTAACTGACCAGCATGGTGAGCCCGTCATCGGCGCAACCATTATGGAGCAGGGAACCAAGAATGGTGTGGTGACAGATATCGATGGAAACTTCGTACTGTCTGTTGCAAGTCCAAAATCACGACTCCGTGTGACTTATATTGGTTACAAGACACAGGAGTTGCCTGTGAATAATCAGACCGATTTCAAAATCAAGTTGCAGGAAGATGCTGCCAATCTTGATGAGGTCGTTGTCGTTGGTTATGGTACGATGGATAAGAAGGAGTTGACCTCAGCAGTCTCTCACGTATCGGCACGTAACTTTACACAAGTAGCAAGCGTAGACCCTTCAATGATGATTCAGGGTAAGGTTGCTGGTGTTAGTATTACTAATACTGGCTCTGGTGACCCTAATAATCAGGCAAGTATTCAGATTCGTGGTGTGTCATCCCGTGCTGCAGGCTTAGGTCCATTGATTGTTATTGATGGTGTACCAGGTGGTAATCTTACTAATATCAACCCAAATGATATTGAGAGTTACGACGTCCTCAAGGATGGTGCAGCGTCAGCAATCTATGGTACACGTGGTTCTAATGGTGTCATCCTTGTGACAACTAAGAAGGGAGCGCGCGATGGTAATCTCCATACAACTTATAATGGTACTGTAGCTTTCGATGTAATCAAGAAAGACCTTGATATGCTTGATGCTGCAGAGTATCGCGCTAATCGCTTGGCATCGGGTACTGGTTATGACCTTGGCGGTTCAACTGATTGGATGAAAGAAGTAGGTCGAGTAGGTGTTCGCACTGTTCATACATTGACGCTTAGTGGTGGTAATATCAAGTCTAATTACCGTGCATCGGTAGACTATCGTGATGCAAAGGGTATTGATAAGTATTCTGGACGTCGTGAGTATGGTGCACGTGTCTCTTTGAATCATACAAATAAGAGTGGTCTTGTTACTTTTGGATTGAATGTAGCACCTCGTATTGCTTATCGTAAGAATGCAACTTGGGATGTATTCCGTAATGCTATGGAGGCGAATCCAACGACACCTGTATGGGATCCGCAGAATTCAGCATTGTATTATAATTTCAAGGGACAGCCAGCAGCATGGAACCCAGCAGAACAAGTGAAACGACAGAAGGATACTGGAACAACCCAGTTGATTGATTGGGATGGTACAGTGAAGCTGAACCTCTTCCCACTCTTGTTGAAGAATCCAGGCAATCAGACATTGACCAGCCAGTTGACCTATGCTGACCACCAGTATTCTAATTACAATCAATGGTTCCGTCCATCAACGAATACGCAAACTATTAATGCTGGTCGTACAGGTGAGGCAAGCCAGAGTTATGGCAAGGAGTCTCTCCAGAGTTTAGAATGGATTAACAACTATACTAACTCTTTTGGTAGTCATAACATTAAAGCAATGTTGGGTTACTCTTATCAGGAGTCCCTTTATTCAGGCTTCAATGCTAATAATAAGGACTTCCCTAATGATGCCTTAGAGGACAACAACCTTGGTACGGGTGCTTACATGAAGGATAAGGACGAGTTAGGTATGGGTTCCTATAAGAATGGTAATAAGCTGATAGCTTTCTTCGGTCGTATAAGCTACGACTGGAAGAGCCGTTATATGGTTACTGCTTCTTTGCGTCATGAGGGTTCAACAAAGTTTGGTGAGGATTATAAGTGGGGTAACTTCCCTGCTGTATCAGCAGGTTGGCGTATCTCTGACGAGGCATTCATGGCAGGAACAAAGAGTTGGTTGACCGACTTGAAACTTCGTGCAGACTATGGTGTTACTGGTAACCAGAACTTCGATAGCTATAGATCGCTTGACACAATGCAGGGCTTTGGCTACTATATGTATAATGGTAAGTCTTATCAGGTATGGGGTCCTGGAAAGAATCCTAATAGTAAACTCCACTGGGAGAAGGGTAAGAACTGGAATATCGGACTTGACTGGGCATTGTTTAATGGTAATCTCTATGGTTCATTTAACTATTACAGCCGTAAGCAGCAAGACCTTTTGGGTGATTATGCAGTACCAGTTCCTCCTTACTTGTTTACAACAACATTCGTAAACGTAGGTACAATGCGTAACTATGGTTTTGAGTTTGATATTACATGGAATGCTATCAAGACAAAGGACTTCTCTTATACTGTGAATGTGGTTGGCTCAACGATGGGTAATAAGTTCGTGAGCTTCAGCAACGATCAGTATGAAGGAAGAAGCTATGAAGATCGTGTAGGTACGCAGGATCCTTATCCATTCCATTATTTGCAGCGCCTTGAAGAGGGTAAGCGTGTTGGTAACTTCTATATGTGGAAGTATGCTGGTATTGACCCACAGGGCCGTTGGATTGTTTACGATAAGGATGGTGATAAAATCTTGGCAGATAACGCAACCGATGAAGATCGTCAGTATGTGGGTAATGGCTTGCCAAAGTTCACGGGTTCAATGACTCACAGTTTCCGTTATAAGAACTTTGATGCAACACTGTTTTTCCAAACAGCACTTGGCTTCGATATCTTTAATATTCATGACTTCTACTATGGAATCAAGAACTTCCAAGGCAATGTAATGGATAAGGCATATAGCAAGAACCTCGCAGTAACACAGAATCCAATTGTTAGCGACTACTTCCTTGAGCCTGGTGACTATCTGAAACTGTCTTCTTTCAGCCTCGGTTACACACTGAATCTGAACAAGAAGTACATTGATGCGATTCGTATCAACTTGACAGCAACCAACCTCTTCACGATTACTAAGTTCTCTGGAATTGACCCATCAACCTATCAGGTGAATGGTCTTGAGCCAGGTGCAACAGGTTCTCGCTCTTACTACCCATCAACTCGACAGTTTATGCTGGGTCTGCAGGTTGACTTCTAA